Below is a window of Sporosarcina ureae DNA.
TACTTCGATAGGAAGATTAAACTGAAGACGACACTTGCGATTAATACGGCGTCGCCACCACGTTGTGTCCACTGAATGCGCGCGACCATCCACAGCAACACGAGCACCAGTGCAGGTCCGATATGAATTTCTGGAAACAACATCGCACGGATCACAAGGAAGGCCGCCACTAGCACACTATACGCTACTACTCCATTGAGCCATTTCATACAGCGGATCCCTCCTTATTCTCCGAGATCACGATCGTTTGATATTCTGTGCTGCGCGCATTATTTGTTGTCAACACGATACAGTTTGGATACGTTCTTCTCAACGTTTTCCATTGTTCATCCGACATCGATAACGCGGATGCACTTTTTGTTAGTACTTCTTTTATCGCCAGTGCGGCTTCGCGTTCATTTTTAATCGTCAACTGCTCACTTGTTGTGTGATCTACTAGAAGCTGGACTTCATGATGGCCTGCGACATAGGAATACAACAACGCGGAAAACGTTTCGATGAATTCATTATAGAGTGCGACGCGATTTGTAAACGACGTGAAATCAACTGTCATCATTACCGCATCCCCTATGAGCGTTTCATGCTGTTTGACGAATAGCTCATCCACTTTACTCGACAACTTCCAATGAATTTGTTTGACCGAGTCGCCTGGTTTATACACCGATACTTCCGCAAGCTCTTCGCCATCGATTTTCTTCATCGGAATCGCACCTGGCGTTTGCAGCACATGCTGATTCTGCTCGATGCGTTGAAGCTTCAAGAAATACGGATTCGGCATGATCAACATCGCGGACTGCGTATCGATCTTCTGCACTGAACGGAAGAACGCGAAACCGTCTTTGATGGTCAACTGTTTCATTCTTATCGTCACTTGCCCCATATATTTTTGCGGCAGAATGAATGCAAATTCTTCAGCACTCTTCGCGGGGATGGATAAGATGTGCTCGTGAGTTTCTTGTCTGCCTGTGAATACGTGCTCGATGACGAGTTGGATATGTAGTTGTGTGACGGGTAATCGACTCGTGTTTTCTACGCGTAGTTGATAGCCCATCTGATCATTCTTATATAGTTCATTCGTTGCTATGATCTCGCAATGTAATTTTCCTTTTACGAGGTAAACACTTAACACGAGCCACAGCCAAACAATGAATGATCCGACTGCGAACAGTAGCGCGAAATGCGTCGTCGTAAAGATGAAAAATGCGAGCGTGAACAGCAGCCAGACGACGCTGATCAGTAATGTAAACAGCATACGATCAGCCCTTAAAATGTCGCAAGCATTGCTTGGTCGGGCGTGGCAACACTTTGCAGTAGTTTTTCGAGTAGCGCATCTTGTTCTGCTTCAGCATCTGGTACGCTCGATAGGATGACGCGGTGTCGGCTCGTCGGTAACCACACGGCATGGACGTCTTCTGGAATGACGTAATCGCGGTCTTGCAGGAATGCATGTGCTTTCGCCATCTGACAGAGTGCGAGTGCGCCACGCGGGCTAATTCCTTGATGAATTGACGGATGGTTTCGCGTTTTCTCCGTAAGTGCCGTGACGTAACGCAAGATTTCTTCGTGAATGAAGAGGTCTTGTACTTGCTGTTGAAGCGCAAGTAATTCGTTTTTTGTGATGATCTGTTCCAGTGAAGATAGCGGATCGGTCTGCTGTCGATTTTTCAGCATCTCGACTTGATCTTCAAAATCAGGATATCCGACACTTAATTTTGTCATAAAACGGTCGATTTGCGCGCTAGGTAACGGCTGCGTTCCGATCGTGCCGTACGGATTTTGCGTTGCAATGACGTGAAACGGTGCGGGCAATGGATACGTCACACCATCGACTGTCACTTGTCTTTCCTGCATCGCTTCAAGCAATGCCGCTTGTGTTCTTGAAGACGTCCGGTTGATTTCATCGCCGAGCAATAAGTTACACATGACGGCACCTTCTTTAAAGACAAATTCGTTCTTTTCTTTATCGAACATCGTGAAACCGATGACGTCAGATGCCACGACGTCTGGTGTGAACTGGATACGGTTTGAATCAAGTCCGACGACCCGGCTGAATGCTTTTGCGAGTGTCGTCTTCCCGACTCCCGGTAAATCTTCGAGCAGTACATGTCCTCCAGCTAGAAACGTCATCCATACTTTTTGGATGACGTCGTCTTTCCCGTTAATTACTTTTTTCATTTCATTGAGTACGTGTGTTGATTGATTGCTCATTCGTCAGTTCCTCCTGTTGTTGCTGTTCACAGCTTCCACGATATCGTCCGCTGTAATAGCAAATGGAAATAATCCTCGCGCGATTTTACTCGCCGCGGTTGTATAAAATCGATTGGACGTAAAGAACGTCTTCGGGTTATTGATCGCGATCAGTGATTTGTCGAACAGCATGCCGACACGTGTTGACACTTCTGCCGCAAATTCTATGTCGTGCGTTACGATGATCGTCGTGATATTGCGTTTTTGCAGTGTTTGAATCAACTGAACCACTTCTTGTTTCGACATGACGTCCATTCCTTTAGTCGGTTCGTCGAGCAATAAAATAGCTGGATTATGCAGCAATAATTTCGCCAATGCGATCTTTTGCTGCTCACCGCCACTTACATCAAAAGGGTTTCTCTTTGCTAACTGTTCAATTTGTAGCTGTTTCATCATATCCGTAACAGTGGATTCTCTTTGCTCTTTCGGCAATTTTTGCACAGTAGCCAACAGTTCTTCGTTCACTGTCGAGTGCATAAACAACGCTTGCGGGTTTTGCGGCAATAAAACGATATTGCCTTTCCACTTAGCTGGCACGACGTCATCCATAAGAATCTTACCTGCATACGGCTTATGCAATCCCGCAAGCAACTTCAAGAACGACGACTTGCCGACCCCGTTGCCTCCGACGATCGTGAAAATTTCTCCACGGTGAATCGTCAGGCTCATATCCGCAAGCAAATCATCGCTTTTACGGTTATAACGGAAATACAGATTTTTTACTGTAATGAGAGGGGGATGCTTTTTCCTCATCGGATCCATCGGCGGTACAGCGGGTGGATAGCGCCGAATGAAGTCCATCCCTTCGCGCACAGTAATCGGCGTGTTCTCCAGAAAACCAAGCTTATGATAGACACGCATCGCCGCAGTGAGTGCGTCAAGCATCGGATGGTCGAGTAACGAATGACCGATCAACTTCGGCGTCGAATCGTACAGAAGCGAGCCGTTTTCCATGAATAATACGCGGTCACAGACAGGCAACAATTCTTCTAGCCGATGTTCGACAATGAGAATCGTCATGCCGAGTTCTCGGTTGATTTTATCAAGCAACGTCAAAAACTCGGAAGCCGCGATCGGATCGAGCTGTGAAGTCGGTTCATCGAGCAATAAAATTTCCGGCTCCATCGCAAGCACTGCCGCTAAATTGACGAGTTGTTTCTGCCCGCCCGATAAGTCGCTAATACTGTCATGTAACCAGTTCTGAATGCCGAAGAAACTGGCCACTTCCGCAATCTTCCGCTGCATCTCTTCCGTCGCGACCCCCATGTTCTCGAGGCCGAACGCGAGCTCTTGCCAAACTTTTTCCATGACCATCTGCTCGTCGGGATTTTGCATCATATAGCCGATCGCGGTCGCCGTCATTGTAGCGGGCAGGTCATCGAGTTTTCGACCACTGAAATACACATTGCCGCTCAATTTACCAATCGGTCGCATTTCCCGCTTCAGCATCTTGAGTAACGTCGACTTTCCAGA
It encodes the following:
- a CDS encoding DUF58 domain-containing protein; its protein translation is MLFTLLISVVWLLFTLAFFIFTTTHFALLFAVGSFIVWLWLVLSVYLVKGKLHCEIIATNELYKNDQMGYQLRVENTSRLPVTQLHIQLVIEHVFTGRQETHEHILSIPAKSAEEFAFILPQKYMGQVTIRMKQLTIKDGFAFFRSVQKIDTQSAMLIMPNPYFLKLQRIEQNQHVLQTPGAIPMKKIDGEELAEVSVYKPGDSVKQIHWKLSSKVDELFVKQHETLIGDAVMMTVDFTSFTNRVALYNEFIETFSALLYSYVAGHHEVQLLVDHTTSEQLTIKNEREAALAIKEVLTKSASALSMSDEQWKTLRRTYPNCIVLTTNNARSTEYQTIVISENKEGSAV
- a CDS encoding AAA family ATPase, whose protein sequence is MSNQSTHVLNEMKKVINGKDDVIQKVWMTFLAGGHVLLEDLPGVGKTTLAKAFSRVVGLDSNRIQFTPDVVASDVIGFTMFDKEKNEFVFKEGAVMCNLLLGDEINRTSSRTQAALLEAMQERQVTVDGVTYPLPAPFHVIATQNPYGTIGTQPLPSAQIDRFMTKLSVGYPDFEDQVEMLKNRQQTDPLSSLEQIITKNELLALQQQVQDLFIHEEILRYVTALTEKTRNHPSIHQGISPRGALALCQMAKAHAFLQDRDYVIPEDVHAVWLPTSRHRVILSSVPDAEAEQDALLEKLLQSVATPDQAMLATF
- a CDS encoding ABC transporter ATP-binding protein, with protein sequence MAILTVENLNFYYEEQQVLRDVSFSIMPGEFVTLFGPTGSGKSTLLKMLKREMRPIGKLSGNVYFSGRKLDDLPATMTATAIGYMMQNPDEQMVMEKVWQELAFGLENMGVATEEMQRKIAEVASFFGIQNWLHDSISDLSGGQKQLVNLAAVLAMEPEILLLDEPTSQLDPIAASEFLTLLDKINRELGMTILIVEHRLEELLPVCDRVLFMENGSLLYDSTPKLIGHSLLDHPMLDALTAAMRVYHKLGFLENTPITVREGMDFIRRYPPAVPPMDPMRKKHPPLITVKNLYFRYNRKSDDLLADMSLTIHRGEIFTIVGGNGVGKSSFLKLLAGLHKPYAGKILMDDVVPAKWKGNIVLLPQNPQALFMHSTVNEELLATVQKLPKEQRESTVTDMMKQLQIEQLAKRNPFDVSGGEQQKIALAKLLLHNPAILLLDEPTKGMDVMSKQEVVQLIQTLQKRNITTIIVTHDIEFAAEVSTRVGMLFDKSLIAINNPKTFFTSNRFYTTAASKIARGLFPFAITADDIVEAVNSNNRRN